A window of Maioricimonas rarisocia genomic DNA:
ATGACTCTTTCGCCGTTCAGCGTTACTGTGACCTGGTTGCCGCGTATGGTGATGACGAACCGGTTCCATTGCCCCGGCGGATTGTCCGCGTGTGTGCGCGGCATGCAGGCCCGGCGGATCGCTGCCGGCAGGCTGGCATCCTTGTGATATGCGTTGATGTCGCCACTTCCCATCGGCTGGCACCAGATGTTGACCTGCGCCTTGCGGCTGCCGCGGAGGTAGATGCCGCTGTCGCCAGCGTCGAGGATCTCCTGCTTCACGACGTTGCCGTCGCCGTCACGACGGAGCAGACCGTCCGGCGTGAACGTGTTCATCATCTTTTGTTCCGGCTTGCCGGTCAGACGCCAGTCGACGATCAGTTCGAAGTCGCCGACGGAAGCGTCGGTCCAGAGGTCGAGATCCTGGCCGCTGCGGCGGGCGGGCTGTTCGCCGACCAGATGGATCAGCTCGTTGCGGACCGACCAGCGATCCTCGAGGCCTTCGTGCGTCTTCCAGCCATCGAGCGTCAGGCCGTTGAAGAGGGACCGCCAGTTCTGGTCGAGGTCGGCGACCTGTTCGGGCGCGGGATCGGAACCGGGCAGTTCGCGGATGCGGATGTTGCGGAAGTGGACGATGCCCCCTTCTGACTCGAGGCAGATGTAGCCCTTGCGCGGCACGCTGTCGTGGCCGCCGGAGACGAGCTTGCCGTTCACTTCGAGCTTGATGTCGCCGTCGCGGCAGGTGACGCGGTAGTGGTTCCACTCGCCGGCCGGGTTGCACCGATGCTCGCTCGGGAGGCAACGGTCCCAGCCGCCGGGGTGCGGACGGTCCGGCACCATCGATGCCCCCTGGATCGGAAAGATATCGCCGTGGCTGGTGTAGTTCTCGGAATTGCGGCCATCAAGGATCTGCACCTCGATGGCGCGAGTGAACGGTTTGCCGGTCACCGGGAGGGGATCACTCCAGACGAAAAGGCCGGCGTTTCCTTTGGGGACCAGATGCTTCCACTCGAGTTCGAGGATGAAGTTCTCGTAGTGGCGGTCGGTGCGCATCACGCCGGTCGGCTTGCCGCTGCAGACGATGATTCCGTCCTGTACCGTGAAGGTGTCCGGTGCGCAGTTGACCGTTTCCCAACCGGAAAGGTCGCGGCCGTTGAACAGGGGGCGGAAATCGTTCTCGTCGTCGCCCCGGCTGACTCCGGTGGTGAACAGGCCGGCTGCCAGAACGGCGCAGGCGAACGTGATTCTGCGGGACGATTTGCTGTCGGCAGTGCGTGACACCGTTGAAACTCCAGGCAGGTGAATGCGAACGATTCGGCCCCGGGTGGGGTTCGATGATCGTATCAGACCTGATTGATCTCTGCCGGTCTGTGTGTCGCTGCACAAGGGGGCGCAACGCTCGCTGCCGCACGACGGCGTAGAATGAATCAGGGCGTCCGTCGATGTGCCGTCGCGTTCATTCCGTGTGATCTGGCTGCGGAGGAGAGCGGGCGACACGATCCGGTTTGACGGTCGGGCGATCGAGATACGGGCCAGTCACTTCAGAAGGGAGGCCGCACGTGCCGGCATCAGATCGCATTGTTGCGAACTACTTCGAACGGATCGGATATGACGGAGAGGCGTCGCCGACGCTTCAGACGCTGCAGCAGATTCATCGGCTTCATCCCCGGGCGATCCCGTTCGAGAACCTGTCGTCGTTTCTCGGTTTGCCGGTCCGGCTCGACCTCGATTCGCTGCATGCGAAGCTCGTCGACGGAGGGCGTGGCGGCTACTGCTTCGAACAGAATCTGCTGCTGCGACACGTGCTCGAACAGTTGGGATTTCAGGTGCGGTGTCTGGCTGCTCGCGTGCGCTGGAATGTCCCCGACGATGTCATCACGCCGCGGAGCCACATGGTGATGCTCGTCAATCTCGAGGGGCAGCCGTATGTCGTCGATGTGGGCTTTGGTGGATCGACGCTCACGACACCGATCGAACTCCGCGAGGACGTCGAACAGCCGACGCCGCACGGCTGGTTCCGGCTGCTGCGCGACGATGAGTATTACGTGCTGCAGTTCCGGATGCCGGACGGCTGGATGACGCTGTACCAGTTCGATCTGCAGGAGCAACATCTTCCGGATTACGAAGTGTCCAACTGGTATGTGTCGACGCATCCCGATTCCCACTTCACGACGGGAGTCATCGCGGCCCGGACGGACGAGCGGGGCCGGCACGCGCTGCGGAACAACCGGTAT
This region includes:
- a CDS encoding 3-keto-disaccharide hydrolase, whose translation is MSRTADSKSSRRITFACAVLAAGLFTTGVSRGDDENDFRPLFNGRDLSGWETVNCAPDTFTVQDGIIVCSGKPTGVMRTDRHYENFILELEWKHLVPKGNAGLFVWSDPLPVTGKPFTRAIEVQILDGRNSENYTSHGDIFPIQGASMVPDRPHPGGWDRCLPSEHRCNPAGEWNHYRVTCRDGDIKLEVNGKLVSGGHDSVPRKGYICLESEGGIVHFRNIRIRELPGSDPAPEQVADLDQNWRSLFNGLTLDGWKTHEGLEDRWSVRNELIHLVGEQPARRSGQDLDLWTDASVGDFELIVDWRLTGKPEQKMMNTFTPDGLLRRDGDGNVVKQEILDAGDSGIYLRGSRKAQVNIWCQPMGSGDINAYHKDASLPAAIRRACMPRTHADNPPGQWNRFVITIRGNQVTVTLNGERVIENAELPDVPASGPIGLQNHGDGIEFRNVYIRELSE
- a CDS encoding arylamine N-acetyltransferase family protein, producing the protein MPASDRIVANYFERIGYDGEASPTLQTLQQIHRLHPRAIPFENLSSFLGLPVRLDLDSLHAKLVDGGRGGYCFEQNLLLRHVLEQLGFQVRCLAARVRWNVPDDVITPRSHMVMLVNLEGQPYVVDVGFGGSTLTTPIELREDVEQPTPHGWFRLLRDDEYYVLQFRMPDGWMTLYQFDLQEQHLPDYEVSNWYVSTHPDSHFTTGVIAARTDERGRHALRNNRYRLHRQDGGVEERLLETASELCDVLSETFGIRLPDVPELDERLTRLIATSEVPA